TGCGACCCCTGGGGAAGGGTCCTGGCCCGCGCATCGGATGACCGCGGCCAGGTCCTGGTGGTGGAATGCCGGTTGCCGGAGGTGGAGGCCACCCGCAGGACCTGGCCGTTTCTCCGGGATCGCCGGATCGAGAGCTATGACGGCCTCCTGTCGCGGTGGGGTTCCAAGCCGGATTTGCCGGACCTATGAGATGGCGTCCGGAACCGGCGCGCCGACTCCTCGAAGACTCGGCTACTTCATGCCTCCCGAGTGGCATCCCCACGAATCCACCTGGCTGGCCTGGCCCACGAACCGGGAGACGTGGCCCGGACGCGTGAGGCGAATCCAGTCGCTCTTCCTGGAGATGATGCGGCTCCTGGCGTCGGGAGAGAGAATCGACCTGCTGGTGGACCACCGGGAGCAGGAGGAGGAAGTCCGCGGCCGCTTGGACCCGGCCGCGCGGCGGCGGATTCGATTCCACCGGATCGCTACGGGCGACGCGTGGATCCGGGACTACGGTCCCAACTTTCTGATTCGATCCGGCGGCGAACAGGCCGCCGCCGGCTTCAACCAGTGGCGCTTCAACGCCTGGGGAGGCCGGTACCCGGAATTGGCGGTGGACGGAGACGTCCCGAGCCGGCTGGCCCCGTTGTTGGACATGCCTCGTTTCCGGCCCGGGCTGGTGCTGGAGGGAGGCGCCATCGACGTGGACGGACGGGGCGTCGTCCTGGCCTCGGAAACCTGCCTGCTCAATCCCAACCGAAACCCGGGACGAAGCCGGAAGGTCGTGGAGGACCGCCTGAGGAGCCATCTGGGCGCGTGCCGGACGATCTGGCTGGGAGACGGGTTGCCGGGTGACGACACCGACGGCCATGTGGACAACCTGGCGCGGTTCGTGCGCCCGGACACCATCGTCTGCGCGGTGGAGGAGGACTCCGATCGACCCCATCACCGAATCCTCGAGGACAACCGGCGGCGCCTGACGCTGGCCCGGCGGTCGGATGGCCGCCGGTACCGGATCCTGACCCTGCCACTGCCCTCCCCGCGGGAGACCGGACTTGATGGACTCCCGGCTTCCTACTTGAACTTCTACATCGCCAACCGGAGGATAATGGTCCCGGCGTTCGGATGCCGGCAGGACGAACTGGCCCGCAAGGCCGTGCAGGAGCTGTTCCCGCGGCGGCGGGCGGTCAGCCTGAATTGCCGGGACCTGATCCGGGGACTGGGAGGCATCCATTGCATCACGTTGCAACAGCCCCGGGCCGTCAGGGGTTGAGGAAGCGTTTGCCGGACGCGGTGGTCACGCTCCTG
This window of the Acidobacteriota bacterium genome carries:
- a CDS encoding agmatine deiminase family protein yields the protein MASGTGAPTPRRLGYFMPPEWHPHESTWLAWPTNRETWPGRVRRIQSLFLEMMRLLASGERIDLLVDHREQEEEVRGRLDPAARRRIRFHRIATGDAWIRDYGPNFLIRSGGEQAAAGFNQWRFNAWGGRYPELAVDGDVPSRLAPLLDMPRFRPGLVLEGGAIDVDGRGVVLASETCLLNPNRNPGRSRKVVEDRLRSHLGACRTIWLGDGLPGDDTDGHVDNLARFVRPDTIVCAVEEDSDRPHHRILEDNRRRLTLARRSDGRRYRILTLPLPSPRETGLDGLPASYLNFYIANRRIMVPAFGCRQDELARKAVQELFPRRRAVSLNCRDLIRGLGGIHCITLQQPRAVRG